In Cyanobacteriota bacterium, the genomic stretch ATTCATGCAACAGAATATGGTCGTCATAATGGCATCCACACCGATACCCAGCGATATGTTCACCAAAAGGAAAAAGACTTATGCTACAACGCTTGGCGTATCATTGTCTGCACCAATTACATGCGCCACGAGGTCGCTCGCACGCTACATAACCCTTGGGATAAGATTGACGTGATTTACAATGGCATTCGCCCGGAGAAAAAACATCTGCCTGCAGGGTTTGATGTGCAGGGGTTTCGCCGTCGATTTGCCCAAGATCACGAAAAAATTGTTTACTATGTGGGACGCATGTCTCCAGAGAAGGGGGTGGCAGTGTTACTGAATGCTGCTCCGATCGTCATGCAACACCTTCAGGGGCAGGTGAAAGTAGTGCTAATTGGGGGTGGCAATACCGATCGTCTCAAACAGCAGGCCTGGAACCTAGGTATTGCTCAGCACTGCCTGTTTACCGGGTTTATGCCCGATGCCGATCTCGATTGTTTTCAGGTAGTTGCCGACTGTGCCGTGTTTCCTAGCCTGTATGAACCGTTTGGTATTGTTGTGCTAGAAAGCTTTGCTGCACGGGTACCAGTAGTGGTATCAGACACAGGTGGACTACCAGAGGTGGTGAGTCACGGCAAGACGGGCATTATAACCCGTGCTAAC encodes the following:
- a CDS encoding glycosyltransferase family 4 protein — encoded protein: MKILALAWEFPPRLVGGIARHVSELYPEIVALGHDVHLITVEFGQAPAYERVDNIHVYRVCVDEGRDFLHWVANMNTSMGSKAVELLNYLGSFDLIHAHDWLVGDAAISLKHHFKIPLIATIHATEYGRHNGIHTDTQRYVHQKEKDLCYNAWRIIVCTNYMRHEVARTLHNPWDKIDVIYNGIRPEKKHLPAGFDVQGFRRRFAQDHEKIVYYVGRMSPEKGVAVLLNAAPIVMQHLQGQVKVVLIGGGNTDRLKQQAWNLGIAQHCLFTGFMPDADLDCFQVVADCAVFPSLYEPFGIVVLESFAARVPVVVSDTGGLPEVVSHGKTGIITRAN